Proteins encoded together in one Chryseobacterium taklimakanense window:
- a CDS encoding cupin domain-containing protein has product MSKYKIQKSPFAVPTTDGKLIEEHWGNSTGNSNVSIARMVAPAGWSEPHQTPEFDEFTYIISGKKQFEIDGETVVLRKGESIWVQKGARVRYSNPFEEECEYMSLCLPAFSLDLVHREER; this is encoded by the coding sequence ATGTCGAAATATAAAATCCAAAAGTCACCGTTTGCAGTACCAACCACCGACGGAAAACTGATTGAAGAACACTGGGGAAATTCCACCGGTAATTCAAATGTTTCCATAGCGCGCATGGTGGCACCTGCTGGTTGGAGCGAGCCGCATCAAACCCCGGAATTTGATGAATTCACCTATATTATTTCCGGCAAAAAACAGTTTGAAATCGACGGAGAAACGGTAGTTCTTAGGAAAGGGGAAAGCATTTGGGTTCAGAAAGGCGCCCGGGTGCGCTACAGCAATCCTTTTGAAGAGGAATGTGAGTATATGTCGCTTTGCCTGCCGGCGTTTTCGCTGGATTTGGTCCACAGAGAGGAGCGTTAA
- a CDS encoding LolA family protein gives MRSMIKKISVAALSFGMATFALAQKADAKSKSILDAVSAKYKANKNTYFKFAYGTGANGKVSKTQTGIFYTTPSQYKLKIMGIEQIFDGSKVYNISAEDQEVTIAKTNGSEMMFSPTNYLNSYKKEYNTRYIGKRTVNGVNADLIELTPVKRNGIKSVYIYVNTTKNQLVKVEQYATNNDVAVIAVSDYKTNQNLSADLFKFNKNQYSNYIITEL, from the coding sequence ATGAGATCAATGATTAAAAAAATATCAGTTGCAGCATTATCTTTCGGCATGGCCACTTTTGCCTTAGCCCAAAAAGCTGATGCTAAATCAAAATCTATCCTGGATGCAGTTTCCGCCAAATACAAAGCCAATAAAAACACTTATTTCAAGTTTGCATACGGAACTGGTGCTAACGGAAAAGTATCAAAGACGCAGACGGGAATTTTCTACACCACACCTTCCCAGTACAAACTGAAAATCATGGGCATTGAGCAGATTTTTGACGGAAGCAAAGTTTACAACATCAGCGCGGAAGACCAGGAAGTGACGATTGCTAAGACCAACGGAAGTGAAATGATGTTCTCACCAACCAATTACCTAAATTCTTATAAAAAAGAATACAACACAAGATATATTGGTAAAAGGACGGTAAATGGCGTAAACGCAGACCTTATAGAACTGACTCCGGTAAAACGCAACGGCATCAAAAGTGTTTACATCTACGTCAACACAACAAAAAATCAACTGGTAAAAGTTGAGCAGTATGCAACAAACAACGATGTAGCTGTTATTGCAGTTTCAGATTACAAAACGAACCAGAATCTGTCTGCAGATCTGTTCAAGTTCAACAAAAATCAATACTCCAACTATATCATTACCGAACTGTAG
- a CDS encoding HAD family hydrolase yields MAIKNIIFDFGGVLMDWNPRYFFKDYFNDDEKMEFFLKNVAVDDWNAEQDRGRTLKEGTEILIEKYPDWEKEVRAYYDNWTTMLRSDIPKNVEVLRKLADTDYELFGLTNWSHETFPYALANYDFFELFKGKIVVSGEEKLIKPDPKIWELLLDRYNIKAEESVFIDDNAKNIEAAKTLGFITVHVTEETDLQTELEKLGVVI; encoded by the coding sequence ATGGCAATTAAAAACATTATCTTCGATTTTGGCGGAGTTCTGATGGACTGGAACCCGCGTTATTTTTTTAAAGATTATTTCAACGATGATGAAAAGATGGAATTTTTCCTGAAAAATGTCGCCGTGGATGATTGGAATGCAGAGCAGGACCGCGGAAGGACTTTAAAGGAGGGAACTGAAATTCTGATTGAAAAGTATCCGGACTGGGAAAAAGAAGTTCGTGCTTATTACGACAACTGGACCACGATGCTGCGTTCGGATATTCCTAAAAATGTGGAAGTTTTAAGAAAACTGGCCGATACAGATTACGAACTCTTCGGACTGACCAACTGGTCGCACGAAACGTTTCCTTACGCGTTGGCGAATTATGATTTTTTCGAATTATTCAAAGGGAAAATCGTGGTTTCCGGCGAGGAAAAACTGATAAAGCCGGATCCGAAAATCTGGGAATTACTGCTGGATCGCTACAACATTAAGGCAGAAGAATCCGTGTTTATTGACGACAACGCGAAAAATATCGAAGCTGCAAAAACTTTGGGATTCATCACGGTGCATGTGACGGAGGAGACGGACTTGCAGACAGAACTGGAAAAACTTGGTGTTGTGATTTAA
- the trxB gene encoding thioredoxin-disulfide reductase codes for MENIHDCVIVGSGPSGFTAAIYAARADLKPQLYTGLEPGGQLTTTTEVDNFPGYPDGVTGPEMMMQLQKQAERFDTKVHYEMITKVEFSNEAGGIHKLWAGNKEILAKTVIISTGATAKYLGLEDEKKYAGGGVSACATCDGFFYKGKDVIVVGAGDTAAEEATYLAKLTNKVTMLVRRDEFRASKAMIHRVKNTPNIEVKFHHELIGIEGENGLVERAVVINNQTQETSKIDVHGIFIAIGHKPNTEIFKDQINTDENGYIVTVPGSTKTNLPGVFAAGDVQDHVYRQAITAAGTGCMAAMDAEKYLAELQ; via the coding sequence ATGGAAAACATACACGACTGCGTCATCGTCGGTTCCGGCCCATCCGGATTTACAGCGGCGATTTATGCTGCAAGAGCAGACCTTAAACCACAGCTTTACACCGGCCTCGAACCGGGCGGGCAACTTACCACCACTACCGAAGTGGATAACTTTCCGGGATATCCTGACGGTGTTACCGGCCCCGAAATGATGATGCAGCTGCAAAAACAGGCCGAGCGTTTCGATACCAAAGTTCACTACGAAATGATTACCAAAGTGGAGTTCAGCAATGAAGCAGGAGGGATCCATAAACTTTGGGCGGGCAACAAGGAAATTCTTGCAAAAACAGTGATTATATCAACCGGCGCCACAGCAAAGTATCTCGGACTGGAGGATGAAAAGAAATACGCCGGCGGCGGCGTTTCAGCCTGCGCAACGTGTGACGGATTTTTTTATAAAGGCAAAGATGTCATCGTAGTAGGAGCGGGAGACACAGCAGCGGAAGAAGCCACTTACCTGGCAAAACTCACCAATAAGGTAACCATGCTGGTTCGCCGTGATGAGTTCCGTGCCTCAAAAGCGATGATCCACCGTGTAAAAAATACGCCAAACATCGAAGTAAAGTTCCACCACGAGCTGATCGGTATCGAAGGGGAAAACGGTTTGGTAGAAAGGGCAGTGGTCATTAATAACCAAACACAGGAAACGTCTAAGATTGACGTTCACGGCATTTTTATTGCGATTGGTCACAAGCCCAATACCGAAATTTTCAAAGATCAGATTAATACGGACGAAAATGGTTATATCGTAACGGTTCCGGGCTCCACCAAAACCAATTTGCCGGGTGTTTTTGCTGCGGGAGATGTTCAGGATCATGTATACAGGCAAGCCATTACTGCTGCCGGGACAGGTTGTATGGCAGCCATGGATGCGGAAAAATATCTGGCAGAATTGCAATAG
- the holA gene encoding DNA polymerase III subunit delta, protein MKELDSILKSIKNKAFLPVYFLHGEEPYYIDVAVKSFENDVLEEDEKAFGQTVTYGKDTNIAEIISLAQQFPMFGNYNLIIVKEAQDLKFGEDECKILESYIENPVPTTILVFAHKHKKVDSRKKFAKTLQKNGQLFLSEPVKEWNLAKWIADECFALGIKTAPNISHLLAEYLGNDLSRIANELSKLKMILKEGEILDEKLVEMHIGISKDFNVFELQKALGQKNAEKAMKIAYYIGKNRNSTPFVKMMGNLYFYFSNIIIYHTMHGQSQQAIASELGILPFFVKDYAEAARSYPLKHATKIISILRETDLKSKGLGVNQTDDGELLKEMVYKILNIDKVKVKL, encoded by the coding sequence ATGAAAGAATTGGATTCAATCCTCAAAAGTATTAAAAATAAAGCATTTTTGCCCGTTTATTTCCTGCATGGCGAGGAGCCTTACTACATCGATGTCGCCGTAAAATCTTTTGAAAATGATGTGCTGGAGGAAGACGAAAAAGCCTTCGGGCAAACCGTAACTTACGGAAAGGACACCAATATTGCCGAAATAATTTCTTTGGCGCAGCAGTTTCCGATGTTTGGCAATTATAACCTGATTATCGTAAAAGAAGCCCAGGATTTAAAATTCGGGGAAGATGAATGCAAAATCCTGGAATCTTACATTGAAAATCCGGTTCCCACCACCATTTTGGTATTCGCACACAAGCACAAAAAAGTAGATTCGCGGAAGAAATTTGCTAAAACTCTTCAGAAAAACGGGCAACTTTTCTTAAGCGAACCCGTAAAAGAATGGAACCTTGCCAAATGGATTGCCGATGAATGCTTTGCTCTGGGCATAAAAACTGCGCCCAACATTTCGCATCTTCTTGCCGAATATCTTGGCAACGATTTGTCGAGAATTGCCAACGAACTTTCCAAACTGAAAATGATTTTGAAGGAGGGTGAAATTCTCGACGAAAAACTGGTTGAGATGCACATCGGTATCAGCAAGGATTTCAATGTTTTCGAGCTTCAGAAGGCCCTCGGACAGAAAAACGCCGAAAAAGCTATGAAAATAGCTTACTACATCGGCAAAAACCGCAATAGCACGCCCTTTGTAAAGATGATGGGGAATTTATATTTTTACTTCTCCAACATCATTATTTACCATACAATGCACGGCCAAAGTCAGCAGGCCATCGCCTCAGAATTGGGCATCCTCCCGTTTTTTGTAAAGGATTATGCCGAAGCCGCCCGTTCCTATCCGCTGAAACATGCCACCAAAATCATTTCCATCCTCCGCGAAACGGATTTGAAAAGCAAAGGCCTTGGCGTCAACCAAACCGATGACGGCGAACTGCTGAAAGAAATGGTTTACAAAATCCTGAATATCGATAAAGTAAAAGTTAAACTTTAA
- the ccsA gene encoding cytochrome c biogenesis protein CcsA — MKKIQDILISTRMMAVLLLVYAIAMGYATFLENDYGTPTAKALIYEAKWFELIMLLLILNFIGNISRYRLWRKEKWPVLVFHLSFILLFIGGAVTRYISYEGIMLIREGETSNEIITDKNFFKIQIEKNGDVLNYKDIPYLMSPLHKNFKSSYDYHGEKISVKALDYIQRKKDSLVADANGQEYLHFVYAGDNGRVNYFLKNGESKSLKGTLVSFNRPIDGAIEFKSENGHLMIKTPVDAEYMTMATQKKDSVKGNEYQPLALRSLYTIGNDIRIVVPEGIRKGKLMAYEGDRKKDQAVPDALTIEVQGPKTKQVVELPVEKGNPNLFKQITLDGMNIMVGFGPKIYNTPFALKLDDFVIETYPGSSSPSAYESHVQIIDEGRQTPYKIYMNHVLNHKGYRFFQASFDQDRKGTHLSVNHDFWGTLITYIGYFFLFTSMFMIFFWKGTHFWKLNSMLKSINKKKTAAAVALVLTLGLNAQKIETHGTDDGSGKNKTTAQQEIHTHPDGSVHDSNHQPVDVQPQQTQPQQNSVARSFQTMRMITPDEAIARVKISKEHADKFGYLLVQNIEGRIVPINTQALNVLRKLYKHDTFKGKDGKSLTAEQWFLSINTDAPSWAMVPLIKVSQGGDRLKQKVKANEDGYTSLMNMFPSDANGNLTYILEEDYQIAFRKKPAEQDMYDKGVIELNDKVQIFNEFFSGQLMRIVPVKNDPNSTWHSWLDQNFEPDMESQAVMGPYFSAVLDAQNSGSWAKADAELKKLSEYQQTWGKNVVPAKQKVDLEVFMNKININFKLLIFYTLIGGLLVVLGFIELFRPSQVLRKIIKALIIIGSVGYFLQFLGLAGRWYISGHAPWSNGYEAIVFISWVGITAGLVLYKNSNTLIPAAGFMVAVLMMGFAHGGSALDPQITPLVPVLKSYWLIIHVAIIVSSYGFFGLSMIIAVISLLFYIITNRANFKIHDSTTIRELTIVSEMSLTIGLYALTIGTFMGGIWANESWGRYWSWDPKETWAFVSVMVYAFVLHMRLVPGLRGRWAFHVAALFAICSVFMTYFGVNYYLSGLHSYATGDPIPVPIWVYLSLATMFIISVWSYFKYKKFHSNKA; from the coding sequence ATGAAGAAAATCCAGGACATACTGATCTCCACCAGAATGATGGCGGTTTTGCTTTTGGTGTATGCCATAGCAATGGGTTACGCCACATTTCTTGAAAACGACTACGGAACCCCTACTGCGAAAGCACTGATCTACGAAGCCAAGTGGTTTGAGCTGATCATGCTGCTCTTAATCCTGAATTTTATCGGGAATATCTCGAGATACAGGCTTTGGAGAAAAGAGAAATGGCCGGTTTTGGTATTTCACCTTTCTTTTATTCTGCTTTTTATCGGCGGGGCAGTTACCAGATATATCAGTTATGAAGGGATCATGCTGATCCGCGAAGGTGAAACGTCAAATGAAATTATTACCGACAAGAATTTCTTTAAGATACAGATTGAGAAAAATGGCGATGTGCTGAATTACAAGGATATACCGTACCTGATGTCGCCGCTTCACAAGAATTTTAAATCTTCATACGATTACCACGGTGAGAAAATTTCTGTGAAAGCCCTTGATTATATTCAACGAAAAAAAGACAGCCTTGTTGCTGATGCAAACGGCCAGGAATACCTGCATTTTGTTTATGCCGGAGATAATGGAAGGGTAAATTATTTCCTGAAAAATGGTGAATCAAAATCGCTGAAAGGTACTTTAGTGAGCTTCAACCGACCGATTGATGGTGCCATTGAATTCAAGTCTGAAAACGGACACCTGATGATTAAAACTCCTGTAGATGCAGAATATATGACGATGGCAACGCAGAAAAAAGACAGCGTGAAAGGAAATGAATACCAGCCGCTGGCCCTTAGAAGCCTTTACACCATTGGCAATGATATCAGGATTGTAGTTCCCGAAGGCATCAGAAAAGGTAAACTGATGGCTTACGAAGGCGACCGCAAGAAAGATCAGGCAGTTCCGGACGCCCTTACAATAGAAGTTCAGGGGCCGAAAACAAAACAGGTTGTAGAATTACCGGTGGAAAAGGGGAACCCGAACCTTTTCAAACAAATTACTTTGGATGGCATGAATATTATGGTAGGCTTCGGTCCGAAGATTTATAACACACCGTTTGCGCTTAAACTCGATGATTTCGTGATTGAAACATATCCTGGAAGTTCCTCGCCGAGTGCTTATGAAAGCCACGTTCAGATCATTGATGAAGGCAGGCAGACACCGTACAAAATTTATATGAACCACGTTCTCAACCATAAAGGGTACCGTTTCTTCCAGGCCAGTTTCGATCAGGACAGAAAAGGGACGCACCTTTCTGTTAACCATGATTTCTGGGGAACTTTAATCACTTATATTGGTTATTTCTTCCTGTTTACATCCATGTTTATGATTTTCTTCTGGAAAGGAACCCACTTCTGGAAACTGAATTCAATGCTCAAATCCATTAATAAAAAGAAAACTGCCGCAGCTGTTGCCCTGGTTTTAACCTTAGGTTTAAATGCTCAAAAAATTGAAACCCACGGCACGGATGACGGAAGTGGCAAAAACAAAACCACAGCACAGCAGGAAATACACACGCACCCGGACGGAAGCGTGCACGACAGCAACCACCAACCCGTAGATGTTCAGCCACAGCAGACACAACCGCAACAAAATTCAGTAGCGAGGTCGTTCCAGACCATGCGGATGATTACGCCGGATGAAGCGATTGCGAGGGTGAAAATTTCAAAAGAGCACGCCGATAAATTCGGTTACCTTTTGGTGCAGAATATTGAAGGAAGGATCGTTCCGATCAATACGCAGGCGTTGAATGTTCTAAGAAAACTTTATAAACACGATACTTTCAAAGGAAAAGACGGTAAGTCTCTCACGGCCGAACAGTGGTTCCTTTCCATCAATACCGACGCGCCAAGTTGGGCGATGGTTCCTTTAATCAAGGTAAGCCAAGGGGGTGACCGGCTGAAGCAAAAGGTGAAAGCCAACGAAGACGGTTATACTTCGCTGATGAATATGTTTCCTTCTGATGCCAACGGAAACCTGACTTATATTCTGGAAGAAGATTACCAAATAGCTTTTAGAAAGAAACCTGCTGAACAGGATATGTATGACAAGGGCGTGATTGAACTGAATGATAAAGTTCAGATTTTCAATGAATTTTTCAGTGGCCAACTGATGCGGATTGTACCGGTGAAAAATGATCCGAACTCAACATGGCATTCATGGCTGGACCAGAATTTCGAACCGGACATGGAATCCCAGGCCGTGATGGGCCCTTATTTTTCAGCCGTTCTTGATGCACAGAATAGCGGAAGCTGGGCAAAAGCTGACGCTGAGCTTAAAAAACTTTCAGAATATCAGCAGACATGGGGCAAAAATGTGGTTCCAGCCAAGCAAAAGGTAGATTTGGAAGTGTTCATGAATAAGATCAATATCAACTTCAAACTGCTTATTTTCTATACATTAATCGGAGGGTTGCTGGTAGTTTTAGGTTTCATTGAACTTTTCAGGCCAAGTCAGGTTCTGCGAAAAATCATTAAGGCCTTGATTATTATCGGCAGCGTGGGTTATTTCCTTCAGTTTTTGGGATTGGCCGGCAGATGGTATATTTCCGGACATGCTCCGTGGAGTAACGGGTATGAGGCGATTGTATTTATCTCATGGGTGGGTATTACGGCAGGTCTGGTTCTATACAAAAACTCGAATACTCTGATTCCGGCGGCCGGATTTATGGTCGCAGTTCTGATGATGGGCTTTGCACACGGCGGTTCAGCACTCGATCCACAGATTACACCTTTGGTTCCGGTACTTAAATCATACTGGCTGATTATTCACGTGGCAATCATTGTGTCGAGTTATGGATTCTTCGGCCTGTCGATGATTATCGCAGTCATTTCGCTTTTATTTTACATCATAACCAATCGGGCAAATTTTAAAATTCACGACAGTACAACCATCAGGGAGCTTACAATTGTTTCAGAAATGTCGCTTACGATTGGGCTTTATGCTCTTACCATTGGTACTTTTATGGGAGGCATCTGGGCCAATGAATCCTGGGGCAGATACTGGAGCTGGGACCCGAAAGAAACCTGGGCCTTTGTTTCCGTGATGGTTTATGCGTTCGTTCTTCACATGCGTTTGGTTCCTGGACTGCGCGGAAGATGGGCATTTCACGTAGCAGCGCTCTTCGCAATCTGCTCAGTGTTTATGACGTATTTCGGTGTGAATTACTATCTTTCAGGGCTTCACTCATATGCCACCGGCGACCCAATCCCGGTGCCAATCTGGGTGTATTTAAGCTTGGCCACGATGTTTATAATTTCGGTGTGGTCTTATTTTAAATATAAAAAGTTTCACAGTAACAAGGCTTAA
- a CDS encoding FtsK/SpoIIIE family DNA translocase, producing MEKKTTTKQAQNPDSNNKTLSKPRIFFGLLFIFIAIIFFLSFISYLLNWKADQSQAGTMLEKSVKSSNLIGKVGDWLGNFFIFESIGVAAFIVAFLLFMVGTLILKKKYFKPWKTIGHSLFFICWLPIFLGAVTKGEGVLSGVYGFQVMDFLKSIIGVIGLWLVLAAGIILYFILEFNLRPSAVRHRLGELNENTIGRVKNMLPSNEKFEADEELEEIANDAEPSQSKPLQESGKQPTAAQPADNIAPKEFPKVTVSSEIETISTPNKTSFETEEPKSVSLDLSPADAAAVATATTSSKNLKTEDHFDFKVEVAQEVDELDEIDKKSADLVKEHGLYDHKLDLANFQMPKIELLKDYGNEEISINKEELEENKNRIVGLLKNFNVGISEIKATIGPTVTLYEIVPEAGIRVAAIKKLQDDIALNLSALGIRIIAPMPGKGTIGIEVPRKTPTMVSMRSVISSQKFQNSDMDLPVIFGKTISNEIFMADLAKMPHLLMAGATGQGKSVGINAILTSLLYKKHPSELKFVMVDPKKVELTLYSKIERHYLAKLPDAEDAIITDTHKVINTLNSLCVEMDTRYELLKNAFCRTIKEYNKKFSERKLNPENGHRYLPYIVLVVDEFADLIMTAGKEVEHPIARLAQLARAVGIHLIVATQRPSVNVITGMIKANFPARAAFRVISSVDSRTILDSPGADQLIGKGDMLYFNGNEIIRLQCAFVDTPEVEKIVEYIGAQKGYSSAFILPEAPSDDPSNSVGAFDPNEKDALFEEAARIVVSTQQGSTSMLQRQLKLGYNRAGRIMDQLEASGIVGGFNGAKAREVMISDLSSLEDFLQNLKN from the coding sequence ATGGAAAAGAAAACCACGACCAAACAGGCGCAGAACCCTGACAGCAACAATAAAACCCTCTCGAAACCGCGTATATTTTTTGGATTGTTATTCATCTTTATCGCGATAATCTTCTTCCTCTCATTCATTTCCTACCTGCTGAACTGGAAGGCCGACCAAAGCCAGGCCGGGACTATGCTCGAAAAGTCCGTGAAATCTTCAAACCTTATTGGTAAAGTCGGCGACTGGCTGGGAAATTTCTTCATTTTTGAAAGTATTGGTGTTGCTGCATTCATCGTAGCTTTTCTCCTCTTCATGGTTGGGACTTTAATTTTAAAGAAAAAATATTTCAAACCGTGGAAAACGATCGGCCACTCGCTGTTTTTTATCTGTTGGCTACCAATTTTCCTGGGAGCAGTTACAAAAGGTGAAGGCGTTTTGAGCGGCGTTTATGGTTTTCAGGTGATGGATTTCTTGAAATCGATCATTGGTGTAATCGGTCTTTGGCTGGTCCTGGCTGCCGGTATTATTTTATATTTTATTCTGGAATTCAACCTCCGTCCGAGTGCTGTTCGTCATCGACTGGGTGAACTGAATGAAAATACCATTGGCCGCGTAAAAAACATGCTTCCCAGCAATGAAAAATTTGAAGCTGACGAGGAACTTGAGGAGATAGCAAATGATGCAGAACCTTCACAAAGTAAACCTTTACAAGAATCGGGAAAACAACCAACTGCAGCGCAACCGGCTGATAATATTGCTCCGAAGGAATTCCCAAAAGTTACAGTATCTAGCGAGATAGAAACAATTTCTACCCCGAACAAAACTTCTTTTGAAACCGAAGAACCAAAGTCTGTAAGTCTTGATTTAAGCCCGGCCGATGCCGCTGCAGTTGCCACCGCTACAACTTCATCAAAAAATCTGAAAACAGAAGATCATTTCGATTTCAAAGTTGAAGTAGCACAGGAAGTTGATGAACTGGATGAGATTGATAAAAAATCTGCAGATCTGGTAAAAGAGCACGGTTTGTACGACCACAAACTGGATCTGGCAAATTTCCAGATGCCTAAAATCGAATTGCTGAAGGATTACGGTAACGAAGAAATCTCAATCAATAAAGAAGAACTTGAAGAAAATAAAAACCGTATCGTTGGTTTGCTGAAAAATTTCAACGTTGGAATTTCTGAGATTAAAGCCACGATCGGCCCCACCGTAACCCTTTACGAAATTGTACCGGAAGCCGGGATTCGTGTGGCAGCGATTAAAAAGCTTCAGGATGATATTGCACTTAATCTTTCTGCACTTGGGATCCGGATTATTGCACCAATGCCCGGCAAAGGAACCATCGGAATTGAAGTACCGAGAAAAACGCCGACGATGGTTTCGATGCGAAGTGTGATTTCATCTCAAAAATTCCAGAATTCTGATATGGATTTGCCGGTGATATTCGGTAAAACCATTTCAAATGAAATCTTTATGGCAGACCTTGCAAAAATGCCGCATCTGCTGATGGCCGGAGCCACAGGCCAGGGTAAATCTGTTGGAATTAACGCGATTCTCACTTCACTTCTCTACAAAAAACACCCGAGCGAACTGAAATTCGTAATGGTGGATCCTAAAAAAGTTGAACTTACCCTTTACTCAAAAATTGAAAGGCATTACCTCGCGAAACTTCCGGATGCCGAAGATGCGATTATTACCGATACGCACAAAGTCATCAATACCCTGAACTCCCTTTGTGTGGAAATGGATACGCGTTATGAATTGCTGAAAAACGCATTCTGCCGAACCATAAAAGAATACAACAAGAAATTCAGCGAAAGAAAACTCAATCCGGAAAACGGCCACCGCTACCTGCCGTACATCGTTCTCGTTGTCGACGAATTTGCAGATTTAATTATGACGGCAGGTAAGGAAGTTGAACACCCGATTGCCCGTTTGGCCCAGCTTGCCAGAGCCGTCGGCATTCATTTAATCGTTGCGACACAACGGCCGTCTGTAAATGTGATCACCGGTATGATCAAGGCTAATTTCCCGGCGAGAGCAGCGTTCAGAGTGATTTCAAGTGTGGATTCCCGAACCATACTTGATTCTCCGGGTGCAGACCAGCTGATCGGTAAAGGTGATATGCTTTATTTTAACGGTAATGAAATCATCCGCCTGCAGTGTGCCTTCGTAGATACGCCTGAAGTAGAAAAAATCGTGGAGTATATCGGTGCGCAAAAAGGCTATTCTTCCGCATTTATTCTTCCGGAAGCACCTTCAGACGACCCATCAAACAGCGTTGGAGCTTTCGATCCGAATGAGAAAGATGCTTTGTTTGAAGAAGCGGCCAGAATTGTGGTTTCTACGCAACAGGGCTCCACTTCGATGCTTCAAAGACAGCTGAAACTCGGTTACAACAGAGCTGGCAGGATCATGGATCAGCTTGAGGCCAGCGGTATTGTGGGAGGTTTCAACGGTGCCAAAGCCAGAGAAGTGATGATTTCGGATTTGTCCTCACTGGAGGATTTCCTTCAAAATTTGAAGAACTGA
- the crcB gene encoding fluoride efflux transporter CrcB, with translation MKQILYIFLGGGLGSVLRFLISKHTQKLWNISSFPVGTFVVNIIGCFLIGLFSAYFFKTDSQLKFFLIAGFCGGFTTFSTFSAENYSLWQSGNSFVLVAYVLLSVFVGLAAVFVGSHLMKS, from the coding sequence TTGAAACAAATTCTCTACATATTTCTTGGTGGCGGACTGGGGAGCGTCCTGCGCTTCCTCATTTCAAAACATACCCAGAAACTGTGGAATATCAGCAGTTTTCCGGTGGGCACTTTTGTAGTGAATATAATTGGTTGTTTCCTGATCGGATTATTCTCTGCGTATTTTTTTAAAACTGACAGCCAGCTGAAGTTCTTTCTGATTGCAGGTTTTTGTGGCGGCTTTACCACATTTTCTACTTTTTCTGCAGAAAATTATTCGTTATGGCAAAGCGGCAACAGCTTTGTGCTTGTTGCCTATGTACTTTTGAGTGTATTCGTGGGGCTCGCAGCTGTTTTTGTGGGTTCCCATTTAATGAAAAGCTAA
- a CDS encoding type I restriction enzyme HsdR N-terminal domain-containing protein, giving the protein MELPKLNFAETFDFKFRKDKDKFFIYDLPRKSWLLLTPEEWVRQHWIHHFLTVKGYSASALVSEKKVVLNGLTKRLDLLITEKTLPKILVECKAPVIKLTEKTFEQTARYNSIIGAKEIILSNGLQHINARLTENGYEFYSFEY; this is encoded by the coding sequence ATGGAACTTCCGAAACTGAACTTTGCGGAAACTTTTGATTTTAAATTCAGGAAAGACAAAGATAAATTTTTTATTTATGATTTACCCCGAAAATCGTGGCTTTTGCTCACGCCCGAAGAATGGGTTCGCCAGCACTGGATACACCATTTCCTGACCGTGAAGGGCTACTCGGCTTCCGCACTTGTAAGCGAAAAAAAAGTAGTACTGAACGGCCTTACCAAACGACTCGACCTTTTGATTACAGAAAAAACACTTCCGAAAATTCTAGTGGAATGCAAAGCGCCCGTAATAAAACTCACCGAGAAAACATTTGAACAGACTGCCCGCTACAACTCTATAATTGGAGCAAAAGAAATTATTTTAAGCAACGGTTTGCAGCATATTAATGCACGGTTAACAGAAAACGGGTACGAATTTTATAGTTTTGAATATTGA